The Candidatus Nitrosymbiomonas proteolyticus genome has a segment encoding these proteins:
- a CDS encoding amino acid permease, with protein MSTLGRIKHILFGRPIHSKLAHHERLAVLLALPVFASDALSSTAYAGEEILLVLRTGGSSSLSLLTPIAVALVLLLWTVVFSYYQTIHAYPQGGGSYRVSSENLGPFWGLMAGGALLIGYVLTVAVSVAAGAAAIIAMLPMLQPYAVLIASASVALIATINLRGARESGLVFAVPTYSFVLLLLVLTGTGAVLAASGHTEPLDNSRLGSGAEGLVGLAYLFFIVKAFVAGCTALTGTEAIADGVLAFKAPEAKNAAHTLVLMAALLSILFVGTSWCLQYFHILPMDFSEPGYRPVMAQLAAALFGDNSVFFYLTQAATALILFLAANTGFADFPRLSMFMARDGYLPRQLTSLGDRLVYQNGILTLAVLSVGLLALKNANTHGLIPLYAIGVFLSFTLSQSGMVGWWLKSKRRSWKKWVSFGGALVTATVTVMLLVGRWSEGSWITLVALAVCLAFFLRIKRHYDWLAKKLNVEERDRIPKSKTIVLLLVPRLHKGILEAISYAQALTKDCRAVHVTLDERSAKRIRDDWIRVGTQIPLVILESPFRSLVEPIIEYVDQAIAENPGNTVTVIVPQAIPKYAWQGLLHSNIATVLKKRLASRKNVVITNVRYFLE; from the coding sequence ATGTCGACTTTGGGCCGTATCAAGCACATTCTGTTTGGACGACCGATCCATTCCAAGCTGGCGCACCATGAGCGGCTCGCCGTGCTACTTGCCCTTCCCGTGTTCGCATCGGACGCGCTTTCCTCAACGGCCTACGCAGGCGAAGAAATCCTTCTGGTTTTGAGGACGGGAGGATCCTCGTCGCTGTCGCTTCTCACTCCGATTGCCGTCGCACTGGTCCTCTTGCTCTGGACGGTCGTGTTTTCGTATTACCAAACGATTCACGCCTACCCTCAGGGAGGAGGTTCGTACCGGGTTTCCTCCGAAAACCTCGGGCCATTTTGGGGTCTGATGGCGGGCGGTGCGTTGCTCATCGGCTACGTGCTCACGGTCGCCGTCTCGGTCGCCGCGGGAGCAGCCGCGATCATCGCCATGCTGCCTATGTTGCAGCCCTATGCGGTCTTGATCGCTTCCGCCTCCGTCGCGCTCATCGCCACGATCAACCTACGAGGTGCGCGGGAGAGCGGGCTTGTGTTTGCGGTCCCGACGTACTCCTTCGTCTTGCTGCTCCTCGTGCTGACGGGGACGGGGGCGGTGCTCGCCGCTTCCGGCCACACCGAACCCCTCGACAACTCTCGGCTCGGATCCGGCGCGGAGGGCCTCGTGGGCCTCGCGTATCTCTTCTTTATCGTCAAGGCGTTCGTTGCGGGGTGCACAGCTCTCACCGGAACCGAAGCGATCGCGGACGGAGTGCTCGCCTTCAAAGCGCCCGAGGCCAAGAACGCCGCGCACACGCTCGTGCTCATGGCGGCCCTTCTTTCGATTCTCTTCGTCGGGACGAGTTGGTGTCTCCAGTACTTCCACATTCTGCCGATGGACTTTAGCGAACCGGGATACCGCCCCGTGATGGCACAACTCGCGGCGGCTCTCTTCGGCGACAACAGCGTCTTCTTCTACCTCACCCAAGCAGCCACGGCGCTGATTCTGTTCTTGGCCGCAAATACGGGTTTTGCCGATTTTCCCCGCCTTTCGATGTTCATGGCCCGCGATGGCTATCTGCCGCGCCAACTCACCTCCCTGGGCGACCGCCTTGTATATCAAAACGGCATCCTCACGCTCGCGGTGCTCTCCGTCGGGCTGCTCGCTCTCAAGAACGCGAACACTCACGGCCTGATTCCCCTCTACGCGATCGGCGTCTTCCTCTCCTTTACTCTGAGTCAGTCGGGGATGGTGGGCTGGTGGCTGAAGTCGAAGCGCCGGTCGTGGAAAAAGTGGGTGAGCTTCGGTGGGGCATTGGTTACGGCTACAGTGACCGTGATGCTGCTCGTCGGCAGGTGGTCCGAAGGGTCGTGGATTACGCTGGTGGCGCTCGCGGTGTGCCTTGCGTTCTTCTTGCGCATCAAGAGGCATTACGACTGGCTGGCGAAGAAGCTGAACGTCGAAGAGCGCGACCGGATTCCCAAATCGAAGACCATCGTGCTCTTGCTCGTTCCTCGGCTCCACAAAGGGATCCTCGAAGCGATTTCTTACGCGCAGGCGCTCACCAAGGACTGCCGGGCGGTTCATGTCACCTTGGACGAGCGGAGCGCGAAGCGAATCCGAGACGACTGGATTCGCGTTGGAACGCAGATTCCCCTCGTGATTCTTGAATCGCCCTTCCGATCCCTCGTCGAACCGATCATCGAGTACGTCGATCAGGCGATCGCCGAAAACCCAGGTAACACTGTCACGGTGATCGTCCCCCAGGCCATTCCCAAATATGCGTGGCAAGGGCTCCTGCATAGCAACATTGCGACGGTTCTCAAGAAGAGATTGGCCTCGCGGAAGAACGTGGTAATAACGAACGTGAGGTACTTCTTGGAATGA
- a CDS encoding DNA-protecting protein DprA encodes MSEIALWQLLASANVPPWKAEQIVQAVRVPRIVAEPSGVQSYEHVRQALLRQPSLFDTERERIVKANLEPVAKAVFGGVRMTSRKTLPRRIRAVDDFPAALFTRGDPSVLERPTVAIAGTRAASPYGKAAAIKFAEELANRGVTILTGGALGIEAAAHSGAFAAGGPSVALPAAGVDKAYPASHNTLFERITDNGCLMSPFPLGTVMHAHLFSFRNRVIAALADAVLMIEAPEGSGSLSTANAAAELGRQVFVVPSNITSLSFRGSHALIRMGATLVDHPDQVLLDLGLPTSPPKPTPESLTESQQKILEAIGTNLASTDQITEATGLEPSTVMAELTVLEFSGKVIRSQEGYSVCP; translated from the coding sequence ATGAGCGAGATCGCGCTCTGGCAACTGTTGGCGAGCGCTAACGTCCCGCCCTGGAAGGCCGAGCAAATCGTTCAGGCCGTTCGCGTTCCGCGTATCGTAGCCGAGCCGTCGGGTGTGCAGTCCTACGAGCACGTGCGCCAGGCTCTGCTCAGGCAGCCTTCACTTTTCGACACAGAACGAGAGAGAATCGTCAAGGCGAACCTCGAACCCGTGGCCAAAGCGGTGTTCGGCGGCGTTCGAATGACCTCTCGCAAGACCCTTCCCCGACGAATCCGCGCTGTGGACGACTTCCCAGCGGCGCTGTTTACCCGGGGCGACCCTTCGGTGCTCGAACGCCCCACCGTTGCGATCGCGGGCACTCGGGCGGCCTCGCCCTATGGCAAAGCGGCGGCGATCAAGTTCGCGGAAGAGCTTGCGAATCGAGGCGTGACGATCCTCACCGGAGGAGCGCTTGGAATCGAAGCCGCGGCGCACTCTGGGGCATTCGCGGCGGGCGGACCCTCGGTGGCCCTGCCCGCGGCGGGTGTGGACAAGGCGTACCCGGCGTCCCACAACACTCTGTTCGAACGCATCACCGATAACGGCTGCCTCATGAGCCCGTTTCCCCTCGGAACCGTTATGCACGCCCACCTGTTTTCGTTTCGCAATCGCGTGATCGCCGCGCTCGCGGACGCCGTCTTGATGATCGAGGCACCCGAAGGCAGCGGGTCGCTTTCCACCGCCAACGCCGCAGCCGAACTCGGCCGTCAGGTCTTCGTAGTGCCCAGCAACATCACCTCGCTCTCGTTTCGGGGGTCGCACGCGCTGATTCGGATGGGCGCGACCCTCGTCGATCATCCCGACCAGGTGCTTCTCGACCTCGGGCTCCCGACTTCCCCACCCAAGCCGACGCCTGAATCCCTGACCGAGTCCCAGCAGAAGATTCTCGAAGCGATCGGAACGAACCTGGCTTCCACCGACCAGATCACCGAGGCCACGGGCTTGGAACCCTCCACGGTCATGGCGGAGCTCACCGTACTCGAATTCTCCGGCAAGGTCATTCGCTCGCAAGAGGGGTATTCGGTTTGCCCGTGA
- a CDS encoding N-acetylglucosamine-6-phosphate deacetylase — protein MPVTRFLTLGSAGFGVYEPEEGLPPGSWKRVEAPADAVLCPGFVDIHIHGALGIDTMTASPEEFVSLCDWLAEQGYERWLPTTVCCKADAALSVAERLPEHPMIAGFHLEGPFLSPKFPGAQPESEIAPPPAFDDPAWCPVFRHPKLKIVTLAPEREGALPLISALAKRGVAVSMGHTDATFDEASRGFSAGLRSATHTFNAMRGLHHREPGALGFALFEEGLCAELIYDRKHVSPEAASILLKCKRPDKVIAVSDSSPATGLQEGSALTLWGNRAEVIDGRVRLVGTNTLAGSTSTLLDAFRNLGADFGLEVAISLTSMNPRRLLGIEGPPGVLLTFGLDLSLKEIAHPTYR, from the coding sequence TTGCCCGTGACGCGTTTCCTGACTTTGGGGAGCGCAGGGTTCGGGGTTTATGAACCTGAAGAAGGCCTCCCTCCGGGTTCGTGGAAACGGGTCGAAGCCCCTGCGGACGCCGTCCTTTGCCCGGGTTTCGTCGACATCCACATTCACGGCGCGCTCGGAATCGACACGATGACGGCTTCGCCCGAGGAGTTCGTGAGTCTCTGCGACTGGCTCGCCGAACAAGGGTACGAGCGTTGGCTCCCGACGACCGTTTGTTGCAAGGCCGACGCCGCGCTTTCAGTGGCAGAGCGCTTGCCCGAGCACCCGATGATAGCGGGGTTCCACCTCGAAGGCCCCTTTCTCAGCCCCAAGTTCCCGGGCGCGCAGCCCGAATCCGAAATCGCCCCACCGCCCGCTTTCGACGATCCTGCTTGGTGCCCCGTTTTCCGGCACCCCAAGCTGAAGATCGTGACCCTCGCTCCTGAGCGGGAGGGCGCATTGCCCCTCATTTCCGCGCTCGCAAAGCGGGGCGTCGCCGTCAGCATGGGTCACACCGACGCTACATTCGACGAAGCCTCCAGAGGGTTCTCCGCGGGACTCAGGAGCGCGACTCACACGTTCAACGCCATGCGCGGCCTTCATCACCGCGAGCCCGGCGCGCTTGGATTCGCGCTTTTTGAGGAAGGGCTCTGCGCGGAGTTGATCTACGACCGCAAGCATGTCAGCCCTGAGGCGGCCTCGATTCTCCTGAAGTGCAAGCGGCCGGACAAGGTCATCGCAGTGAGCGACAGCTCGCCCGCGACGGGATTGCAGGAGGGTTCAGCGCTCACGCTTTGGGGCAACCGAGCCGAAGTGATCGACGGGAGAGTAAGGCTCGTCGGAACAAACACGCTCGCCGGCAGCACGAGCACGCTGCTCGATGCGTTTCGCAACCTTGGGGCGGACTTCGGCCTTGAGGTTGCGATCTCCCTCACGTCGATGAATCCGCGAAGACTTCTGGGGATCGAAGGCCCGCCCGGCGTGCTCCTCACCTTCGGGCTCGACCTGTCTCTCAAGGAGATCGCACATCCCACGTACCGCTGA
- a CDS encoding threonylcarbamoyl-AMP synthase — MRVLQATSESLKEAGRIIREGGLVILPTETVYGLAANALNEAAICRLYQVKRRPLENPLIVHVGSVQQAKELAMEWPREAELLAEREWPGPLTLVVKRKPSIPDVTCAGLDTVALRMPNHPVALDVIQYAGVPVAAPSANPFTRLSATRVEHLDPELAEAVDLVIDGGPCSIGLESTVIDVTAFPPRILRPGGVSRASIQAALKVVPGSVPPDGIRRSPGQYPRHYAPQAKVVLVDVLEPDQTGLTFDQPSTSKQIKMPLDPAAYGAAMYDALHKLDAERPPEIFVERPPEEPSWEAVWDRLEKASAANSR; from the coding sequence ATGAGGGTGTTACAAGCAACCAGCGAAAGTCTCAAGGAAGCCGGGCGCATCATTCGGGAGGGCGGACTGGTGATTTTGCCGACTGAGACCGTCTATGGGCTTGCCGCCAACGCACTGAATGAAGCCGCGATCTGCCGACTGTATCAAGTCAAACGGCGTCCGCTCGAGAACCCCTTGATCGTCCACGTTGGCTCGGTCCAGCAGGCGAAAGAGCTCGCTATGGAATGGCCCCGCGAAGCCGAACTGCTCGCCGAGCGAGAGTGGCCCGGACCGCTGACGCTCGTGGTGAAGCGCAAGCCTTCCATCCCCGACGTCACCTGCGCCGGGCTGGATACCGTGGCGTTGCGGATGCCCAACCACCCGGTCGCTCTCGATGTGATTCAGTACGCCGGAGTGCCCGTGGCAGCCCCAAGCGCTAACCCGTTTACTCGCCTGTCGGCAACGCGGGTGGAGCACCTCGATCCTGAGTTAGCCGAAGCCGTTGATTTGGTGATCGACGGCGGCCCGTGTTCGATCGGGCTTGAATCGACCGTCATCGACGTAACGGCGTTCCCCCCTCGAATCCTGCGACCCGGTGGCGTGTCTCGCGCCAGCATTCAAGCTGCGCTGAAGGTTGTGCCCGGCTCGGTCCCCCCGGATGGGATTCGGCGCTCGCCCGGCCAATATCCCCGGCACTATGCCCCCCAAGCGAAGGTGGTTCTCGTCGACGTGCTCGAACCCGACCAGACCGGGCTTACGTTCGACCAGCCGTCGACGTCGAAGCAGATCAAGATGCCCCTCGATCCGGCCGCTTACGGCGCTGCGATGTACGACGCTCTTCACAAACTGGACGCTGAGCGACCTCCTGAAATCTTTGTCGAGCGCCCCCCAGAGGAGCCCTCGTGGGAGGCGGTTTGGGACCGGCTCGAAAAGGCCAGCGCCGCCAATTCGCGCTAA